The following proteins come from a genomic window of Hoplias malabaricus isolate fHopMal1 chromosome 15, fHopMal1.hap1, whole genome shotgun sequence:
- the cox8a gene encoding cytochrome c oxidase subunit 8A, mitochondrial, translating to MSGLLRGLARIRSTAAMQGTSLTQRANITTKPAKHLMGPAETTVGLAVFSVAILVPSGWVLSNLESYKKRQ from the exons ATGTCTGGATTGCTCCGGGGACTCGCGCGGATCCGCAGCACTGCGGCTATGCAGGGAACATCCCTCACCCAGCGGGCAAACATCACCACGAAGCCGGCTAAACACCTCATGGGCCCCGCG GAAACCACAGTAGGTTTGGCTGTGTTTTCTGTGGCCATCCTAGTTCCATCTGGATGGGTGCTGAGCAATCTGGAGAGCTACAAGAAGAGGCAGTAG
- the slc22a6l gene encoding solute carrier family 22 member 6, with protein sequence MTFADLLEQVGSTGRFQVLHVTLAALPILMMASHNLLQNFVASVPPHYCAAHANLSGPALSPEDTLLVSVPLNQQGRPECCTRYVHPQWYLLPTNSSNDEPDNWEVQENEIEMQGCVDGWKYNVTEMTSTIITEWDLVCDHRSLKQMAQTIYMGGVLVGAVVFGGLSDRFGRRVLLLITNLMMGVSGTCTAFAPTFSLYCLFRFFSGMALSGTLLNSFSLIVEWIPTHVRTVVGTCTGYCYTTGQLILAGLAYNIRDWRWLTLAVSLPFYVFFLYSWWFLESARWLVLNKRPEQAVKNLKAVARINCKKTEGDKINLEVLQKSMMKEMSCSQTTHNALDLMRTPVMRTITICLSAVWFSTSFAYYGLSMDLQKFGVNIYLIQVIFGAVDIPAKIIVTVSMSMVGRRMSQCVSLILAGIMILINVLVPYELQTLRTCLAVIGKGCLAASFNCCYLYSGELYPTVIRQSGMGWVSMMARIGAMVAPMVLLLGEAVAWIPGFIYGGAPILSGIFAYFLPETLASPLPDTIKDAEDR encoded by the exons ATGACGTTTGCAGACTTGCTGGAGCAAGTGGGTAGCACTGGCCGTTTCCAGGTGCTCCATGTGACCCTGGCTGCGTTGCCTATCCTCATGATGGCCAGCCACAACCTGCTGCAGAATTTTGTAGCCTCTGTACCCCCACACTACTGCGCTGCCCATGCCAACCTCTCAGGTCCAGCGCTAAGCCCTGAGGACACTCTGCTTGTCAGTGTACCACTGAACCAACAGGGCAGGCCTGAGTGCTGCACTCGCTATGTCCACCCACAGTGGTACTTGCTGCCTACAAACAGCTCCAATGATGAGCCAGACAATTGGGAGGTGCAGGAGAATGAAATTGAGATGCAGGGATGTGTGGATGGTTGGAAATACAACGTGACTGAGATGACCTCAACTATCATTACTGAG TGGGATTTGGTCTGTGATCACCGGTCTTTGAAGCAGATGGCACAAACCATTTACATGGGAGGGGTGCTTGTGGGTGCAGTGGTCTTTGGAGGGTTGTCTGACAG GTTCGGCCGGCGTGTTCTGCTTCTCATCACAAACCTGATGATGGGAGTGTCAGGTACATGCACTGCTTTTGCCCCCACCTTCTCTCTCTACTGTCTGTTCCGCTTCTTTTCTGGCATGGCGCTGTCAGGCACCCTCCTCAACTCCTTCTCCCTCA TTGTGGAGTGGATCCCGACCCACGTGCGGACAGTGGTAGGGACATGCACAGGTTATTGCTACACTACAGGTCAACTGATCTTAGCTGGACTGGCTTATAATATAAGAGACTGGCGGTGGCTCACTCTGGCTGTCTCACTGCCTTTCTATGTCTTCTTCCTCTACTCATG GTGGTTCCTGGAGTCTGCGCGGTGGCTGGTCTTGAACAAGAGGCCTGAGCAAGCAGTCAAAAACCTAAAGGCTGTGGCTCGCATCAATTGCAAAAAGACTGAAGGGGACAAGATCAATTTAGAG GTGCTGCAGAAATCCATGATGAAAGAGATGTCTTGCTCACAGACCACTCATAATGCACTAGATTTAATGCGGACACCTGTAATGAGAACCATCACTATCTGCCTCTCTGCAGTCTG GTTCTCTACAAGCTTTGCCTACTATGGCCTCTCCATGGACCTACAGAAATTTGGGGTGAACATTTATTTGATCCAGGTGATCTTTGGAGCCGTGGATATTCCAGCCAAAATCATTGTCACAGTGTCTATGAGTATGGTCGGACGGAGAATGTCCCAGTGTGTATCACTCATACTGGCTGGCATTATGATCCTCATTAATGTGCTGGTACCATATG AACTGCAAACACTACGCACCTGTCTGGCAGTGATTGGAAAGGGCTGTCTGGCTGCCTCCTTTAATTGCTGTTACCTTTATTCAGGGGAATTGTATCCCACAGTGATCCG GCAGAGTGGCATGGGCTGGGTGTCGATGATGGCTCGTATCGGGGCTATGGTGGCTCCTATGGTTCTGTTGCTGGGGGAGGCTGTAGCATGGATTCCAGGATTTATCTACGGAGGAGCTCCAATCCTGAGTGGCATTTTTGCCTATTTCCTCCCAGAGACTTTAGCTTCTCCGCTTCCAGACACTATCAAAGATGCTGAGGACAGGTAA